The DNA segment ACCGCGCTCAACGCGATCAAGGGCGGCGCGATCCCCGCCTTCAACGCCGAATGGGCACAGGCGATGGGCAGGCTGGGCATCGAGATGCGCGGCGCGTCGAGCGGCCCGGGCACATTGGCCTTCTTCACCGCGACGAGCCTGGTGTACGGGCTGGCGGGCGTATGGCTGTACGCGGCGATCCGGCCGCGCTTCGAAGACGGGCCGCGGACTCGGATACTCGCCGGCGCGATCCTCTGGCTGGTCGGCTATCTGCTGCCGATGGCCGGATATGCGGGCATGGGTCTGTTCTCCGCCCGGCTTGTGGCGCTCAGCGGCGGGCTCTCGCTGGTGGAGATGATCATGGCGGTAGCGGCCGGCTCATGGCTCTACCGCGAAACGGCGACCCGGTCCCTGGCCTCCGGTCACGGATGACCCCCGCATACGGGCCCGAGGTGGGCGAGCACCGCAGCGGCCGTCCGGAAGGCGTCCGGACGGTCCGCCGCGGCGGCTCGGGGACACCGCGCTCGATGTGTCGGCGAGTGCGGGCACGCCGTTCGTCAGGCGGGGGTCTCGGCGGTCGCGATCAGGACCGCGCGGCCGAGGGTGTGGCCGGCCATGGTGAAGCCGAGGAGGGCCGGGGTGGCGTCGGCCGGGACGCCGATGGACTCGACATCGAGGGCGTGCACCACGACGAAATAGCGGTGCGGGCCGTGCCCGGCCGGTGGGGCGGCGCCGATGAAGCGGGCCACACGGGCGTCGTTGGGCAGCTGGAAGGCGCCCTCGGGAAGGCCTGAGCCGCTGTCGTCGCCGGCGCCCTCGGGAAGTTCGGTGACGGAGGCGGGGATGTCGGCGACCGCCCAGTGCCAGAACCCGGACCCGGTGGGGGCGTCGGGGTCGTAGACGGTGACGGCGTAGCTCCTGGTGCCTTCCGGGGCGCCGCTCCAGGACAGCTGCGGGGAGATGTCCTTCCCGCCGGGGATGCCGGAGGAGAACTGCGCGGGCGGCCAGGGGGCGCCGTCGGCGACGGTGGTGCTGGTCACGGTGAAGGACGCCGCCTCGGGGAGGCGGGCGAAGGGGTCGTTGGCGGTCATCGCGTCGTTCCTTTCGGGCCGTGTTGCGTGGGCGTGCGGGTGAACGGAGAGCCCGCGACTCGGTCAGGGCATCACCGTCGGCTCGCCGAATCGACAATAACACGGAAAATCGATTATTTGGCGAATCGTCTATGCTTGTCGCATGACCCGCACGGCCCACCCCTCGAACTCGCCCGGCACGCAGATGCTCTCCGAGCAGGTCTACGCGCACCTGCGAGACGCGATCATGCGCGGGGACTACGCCCCCGGTGACGCCCTCAAACCGCAGGACATCGCCAAGGACCAGGGCGTGAGCCTGGCCGTCGTGCGCGAGGCGCTGGTGCGGGTGGTCGGCGAGGGCCTCGCCGACCGGCTGCCCAACCGCGGCTTCGCCGTCCCGTCCTTCTCCGACCGCCGCTGGCAGGAGGTCGCCGAGGCCCGCCGGGCCATCGAACCGGTCGTGCTGCGCATGTCCATCGAGCGCGGCGACGTCGACTGGGAGGCCCGCGTACGAGCCGCTCATCACCGGCTGGCCCGCACCCCGGCGTTCGTGCCCGAGGAGGGCGAGTACTACGCCAGTGCGTGGTCCGAGGCCCACCGGGTCTTCCACCGCACCCTGCTGGAGGGCTGTGGGAACCCCGTACTGCTGGAGACCTTCGACCGGTTGTGGACCGCGAGCGAGCTCGCTCGCCGCTTCTCGTCGCACCGCGACCCCGGCCGGGATCACGTCGGCGAGCATCGCCGGCTGGAGGAGGCGGCGCTGGCCCGCGACGCCGGCACCGCGGCCGAGGTGCTGTCCCGGCACCTCACCCTGACCGCGGCCGCACTGGCCGGCCGTACCCCCCAGGCGAAGGAAGCCTGACAGGCGTCACCTGGCCGGACGCATGCACCTGATCGCCGGCACCGGAGCCGTGGATGTCGCCGCCGCACGTGGTGGCGGGTTCGGCCCCTGTGCGCTCTCTTGTGGCCTCTCACCCGAGGACCGGCCGCGTAAGCGAGGGTGCGTGACCCCCTTGCAGCCGAGGCTCTCAATCGGGTCTCGATGAGGGGGTGGGGAGGCTTGAGCTAGCTCTCCCAGGTGGCGTTCCGCACCACGGTGGCGAGTCCGGGAGTGGTCCACTGGTCGACGATCAGGAGCTTTTCCTTCGGCAGGTACCACTCGCGCTGCTTGAACGTCGACTTCTCGGTCGCGTCGTCGTACGTGACGCAACGCCCCGGCCATACGCGGTAGTGCGCCTTGTGGCCCTCTCCGATGTTCCGGTGACCGACGGCGATCGCCTTGCCGAGAACATGGCCGAGCTTGGGGTCGGTCGGGCAGGGGGCGACGTCGACGGCGGGATAGAACGGTCCATTGACGGGGTTGTAGGGCCGGAAGCCCTCGCCCCCGGTCTTGAGCGTCTTCGCTCCCATCACCCAGAAGCCCCGGCACCTGGGCTCGAAGTAGTGGCTCTTGGGCTTGGCGCAGGCGCCGGTCACCACGTGCACCTGGTCGGCGCTCCGGTAGACCCGCCAGGCGCGGGGGATCTCCAGGGTCAGCCCGCCGGACAGCCGCAGGGACGTGGTGGAGGAGGCGGAGGCGCGGCCGGGGCCGGCCACAGCGACGGCCCCGATGACGGCGCCGGCAGCGGCGACCAATGAGATCGTTCTTCCCATCACGGCGCAAATAGTAGTGATGATCTCTCTGTAGGTCATTTGGGGTACGTCGCTCGTCGACCAGGTAGATCTCGATGTCGCGAAAGGGGCGGATATGGGCTCTTCGTACGTTGTCACCGGAGGCGGTCGCGGTGTCGGACGTGCGCTCGTCGAACGACTCCTCGGCGACGAGAACAGCGTCGTCGTCATCGAATTCGACCCGGCGGCGCTGGCGTGGACCCGTACCCATCCGGCCGGCTCCCGGGTCATCGCGGTGACCGGCGACGCCGCCGACGAGACCGTGGCGGAACGGGCCGCCGACCTGGCCCAGGCCGCGGGCCCGCTGGCCGGTTGGGTCAACAACGCGGCCGTGTTCCGGGCGGCCACGCTGGACCTCCCCTCGGCGCGGGAGGTCCTCGACCTCGTCGGGGCGAACTTCGCCCCGGCGGTCGTGGGATGCACGACCGCGATCCGCCGGTTCCTGAGCGCCGGCACGGGCGGGGCGATCGTCAACGTCTCCTCCCACCAGGCGCGGCGGCCGGTGCGCGGCTCCTTGCCGTACGCGACGGCCAAAGCCGCCGTCGAAGGACTCACCCGGGCACTCGCCGTCGACTACGGCCCGCGTGGCATCCGGGTCAACACCGTCGCCCTCGGCTCGATCGCCACCGAGCGCTATGAGGCGTTCCTGCACGGCCAGGAGCCCGCGGAGGCCGCACGGATCGAGCGCGAGATGGGCCTGTTGCACCCGGCCGGCCGGGTGGGCCGCCCGGAGGAGGTGGCCGCCGCCGTCGCCTACCTGCTGTCCGGCGAGGCGAGCTTCGTCAACGGCGCGACCGTGCCGGTCGACGGAGGCCGGTCGATCCTCGGACGCGACCCCGAAGAGGCCTGATGGGCGGTCACCGGCCGAGGCCGGCGTCGCGGGCGCGGATGATCGCCTCCGCCCGGTCGGCGGCCTGGAGTTTGGTGAGCACCGCGTGCACGTGGTTGCGCACGGTCTTCTGGGACAGGAAGAGCCGCGCGGCGATCTGGCCGTTCGACAGGCCGGCGGCCACCAGGTCGAGCACCTCGTGTTCCCGGGCGGTCAGGGCCGGGAACGGCGAGACGGCACCGGCCTGCGGCCTCGGGGCGAGGAAACCGGCGATGCGCGAGGCCAGGACCGCGCCGAACACGACGCCGCCGCCGGCCACCGTGGTGATCGCGCGGACGACTTCGTCCGGCTCGGCGCCCTTGAGCAGGTAGCCGCGGGCGCCGGCACGGAGCGCGTCGAAGATGGTGCCGTCCTCCTCGGACATCGTGAGCACCACGATGCCGATCTCCGGGTGCTTCTCGAGAATGCGACGGGTGGCCTCGATGCCGTCCATGTCCGGCATCTGCACGTCCATGACCACGACGTCGGGATCCCGCTCGGCGGCCTGCCGCAGAGCCTCGACGCCGGTCGCGGCCGTTCCCGCGACCTCGACCTCGTCGATGCTGCTCAGCAGTGCCGCGAAGCCTTCGCGGAACACCGGGTGGTCGTCCACCACGAGGACCCTCACCGGCCGCTTAGCGGTCATTCTCCACCTTTCCGGTAGACGTGAGCACGGGCGTCCGCCCGGACGACGTGACGGGCAGGCGCGCCCGCACCCGCGTGCCTGCGGGCTCCACGGCGGTGACCGTGCACGACCCGCCGAGTTCGGCGGCCCGTTCGCGCAACGACACCAGTCCCACGCCGGCCACCGTCTCCGGGGGGAGGCCGACTCCGTCGTCGACGACCACCACGTCGAGGTGCCCCTCGTCGACGTCGCGGATCAGCGACACCACGCACTCGCCGGCCTTCGCGTGCCGCACCACGTTGGTGATCGCCTCCGACGCGATCCGGTAGGCCGCCACCTCCACGGCGGCCGGCAGACCGGCGAGGTCGCCCCGCTCCTCGACCCGGACGGTCAGGCCCGGGGCGCGCAGCCGCTCCGCCTGCTGGCGGATCGCGCCGACCAGGCCGACGTCGTCGAGCGCGGGCGGGCGCAGGCCGTGCACCAGCCGCCGTACCTCGGCGAGCATCCCGGTCAGCTCCTGACGGGCCGTGCCGAGGATCCGGTCGGCGTCCTCGCTCGACCGGCGGGCGGTGATCCGGGCCGTGTCGATCCGGGACGCGACCGCCGCGAGAGTGGGGCCGAGGCCGTCGTGGAGCTCGCGGCGCAGGCGGCGCCGCTCGTCCTCGACGGCGGAGACGATGCCCTCCCGGCTGCGCTGCAGCTCCTCCGCGAGGCGTACGGCACGGGCCGCCGCGGCGGCCTGGCGGATCAGGTCGGCCAGCAGCCGTTCGTCACCGGCGGTGAGCCGGCGGCGGGCGGCCCGGCGCGGCAGCAGCAGCCGCCCGATGCGCTCACCCCGGTAGGTGATGGGAAGCGCCTGCGTCTCGGCGGGACGCTCGCCGTCCTCCACGAGCAGCACTTCGCCGCTGACCTGGGTGATCTCCACGCCCACGTAGGGCGTGCGGAAGGCCTGGGCCACCGTACGGGCCAGCGTGACGAGCTGCGCCTCCGAGTCGTCGGTCCGCTCCAGCCGCTCGGCGAGCCCGGACATCACGTGGTAGGGGTCGTCCCGATCCCCGATGACCCAGCGCCGCACCAGGCGCCAGAGCCGGTGCCGGAGCTGGGCGTACAGGATGGCGACCGCGAAGACGGCGATGACCAGGCGCTCCCCCTCGTTGAGGCGCGGCCCGAGCAGCCGGCCCGCACCGCCGAGGACCAGCAGGTCGAGGACGAACGTCAGGGCGAGCAGGAGGCCGTACACCAGCGTCCCGCCGAGCAGCCGGTCCACGTCGACGAGGTCCGGGCGCACGATCCCGATCGCGACCGACCCGGCCGTGAGGATCACGGCGATGGTCAGGCCGGCGGCGCCGAACCAGTTGGGCAGCAGCCGGAACGTCAGCATGACCAGGAGGTCGACCACGGCCGCCCACAGCAGCCAGCGCATCCGGGCACGGTCGATGCCGGTGACCGCGCGGTAGCGCCGCACCACCACGACGAACGGGGTGACCAGGCTCAGCGGGAGGCTCAGCTGAGCCACCAGCAGCACCCCGGTCCAGACGGCGTCCGGCAGCGGGAGGTAGAGCGCCTCGAGGTTCAGCGCGCGCAGCGGCGCGGGCAGCGGGGAGGACTCCGAGGTGGCCTGGGCGATGGCGGACGGCGCCGCGAGCAGGGCCAGCGGGAGCAGGCTCGTCAGCCCGAGACTGAGCAGCGAGGCGCCGCGCCACCACCCGGAGGGCAGCTTCCCGTCCGGGAACAGCAGCAGCACCAGGGGGAGCAGCAGCACCAGGCCCGCTCCGAGCCGCTGGTAGACGACGAAGGCCGCGGACGCCCCCGGGAGCGCGGGGTGGTGCGTGGTGGCGTACGCGAGCCACGACGACGCCACCCCGTCCAGCGCCCACCAGGCGCCGAAGGCCGACATCAGGCGGCCGAGGGTGTGGCGCGGGTAGCGGCGGAGCACCACCATGCCGGCCGCGGCGAGTGCGACACCCGCTGTCGCGTCGACCGCGCCCGGCTGCAGTTCGAGCACGGCGCGGTGGGCCTGCGGCACCCGCAGGTCGATCAGCGCCGCCACCAGTGTGGCGGTCACGGCGATCGCGAGGAGCACAGGCCCGAGGCTCAGGCGCGAAAGCCGACGAACCGTCCCAATCTGCACCAGGAAAGTGTGCCCTCGGCAGGTGCCCGATGTCCCTAGGACGCACGTCCCATCTGTCCTGGGACGCGAGAGATGCCGGGAATCGGGACACGAGGCCCTGACGACCTGGGCCGGTGGTTCGTGAGGATCGTCCTCGTCGCCGCGGCGACCGCCGCCGCCATCGAAACCCGCTGCTCAGAAGGAACGACGATGACCCTCCACACCCAGCCCAGCACCCGCGCCGCCGACGCGTCCCCGTCCGCGCCGCTCGCCGAGGCGACCGTACGCCGGCTCGCGCTGGGCCTTTCCACCGGCGCACTGGCCTGGTCCGCCGTCAGCTTCCTCTACGGATTCAACCCCGCCACCGAGACGGGAGTGAAGATCACCGACCTGGGCGGCCTGGCGTTCCAGTTCGGCGCCCTGTCCCTCCTCGCGGTCATGGTCCGTACGAGGGCGACCGGGGTGAGCCGCGTGGCCCGCGCGATGCTGCAGGTCGAGCGGGTGCTGCTGGCCCTGGCGATGGCGTGGAGCGTCTTCCACGCGTTCCTGCCCGGCCAGCGGGACAGCGTCTGGCTGGGGATCCTCGACGCGTTCTGGCCGCTGTCGATGCTGGGCATGTTCGTGATCGGTATCAAGGTCGCCGTCGCCGGGCGGTGGCGCGGGGCGGCCCGCTTCTGGCCGCTCGTCGCCGAGAGCTGGGTGGTCGTCACCCTCCCGACCATGGCGATCCTCGGCACGTCCGTGTCGGACGTCGTCGGCGCGGCCCACCTGCTCGTGGGCTACACCACGCTCGGCCTCATCATCGCGTTCCGTCCCGAGCTCGTACGCGGCGCGAGCTGAACGCCCTACCGGCTCAGCGAGCCGGGGCCGCGACACCCGTGACCCGGACGAGATCGAGCTTGGTCTCGTCCTCGCTGCCTGGTACGGCCGTGTAGACGACGATCTTCAGATCGGTGTCGGAGTCGCAGAGCACGTCGCAGTCGACCGTGACGTCCCCCACCGCCGGATGCCGGATCGTCTTGCGATCCTCCGCGTGGCCGCCCACGGCGCCGGAGTGCCACAGCTCGGCGAAGCGGGCGTTCCCGGCCAGCGTCCGGCGGATCAGCTCGCTCAGGCGCGTGTCCTCCGGGTAGCGGCCGGACGCGCGCCGCAGGTCGGCGACGATCGCCCGGTCGGTCGCGTCCGCGTTCTCGGAGACGACGGGCCAGGCCGCCAGGCGCGTGCGATCGGACGCCGCGGGGAAGCGCGAACGCACCAGGTTCCGCTCCTCCGGCGGGACCACGGAGGGGTCGCCGAGGAGCGCCGCCCAGCCGCGGTTCCACCACAGCAGCCGCCAGTCCGCGGCGAACACGGCGACCGGCGCGTCCCCGAGCCGGGTGAGCAGCCGCTGCATTCCGGGCGGGATGTGGTCGCTGATCACGCCGTCCCGGGGCGGTTGCAGCCCGGCGAGGCGGTAGAGGTGGTCGCGCTCGGCCCGGCTGAGCTGGAGCGCCCGTGCCAGCGCGGCGGCGACCTGCGCCGACGGCGTGGTGGCCCGGCCCTGCTCCAGCCGGACGACGTAGTCCACCGAGACGCCCGCGAGGTCGGCGAGCTCCTCGCGGCGCAGCCCGGCCGCACGGCGTACGCGGCCTGCGGGCAGGCCGACCGCCGCGGGGGAGAGCCGGTCGCGCCACGCGCGGATCGTCGAGCCCAGGCTCGTCTCGTCTGTGGTCATACGCCCATTCTGCGTGGGCCGCGGGACCCCAGGGTGGTACTGCCTGTCCTACCGGAGCGCTCTCCCTGGTTGTCCGCGCCCCGTCCGGCGATGCTTCCAACCATGACGATCACCTTCATCACCGGGGCCAACAAGGGCCTCGGCTTCGAGACCGCCCGCCGCCTCATCGACCTCGGCCACACCGTCGTCATCGGCGCACGGGACCCCGAGCGCGGGCAGACGGCGGCCGACAAGCTCGGCGCGCGCTTCGTGCGGATCGACGTGGCGGACGACGCGTCCGTCGCCGCCGCGGCGGCCGACGTCGCCGCGCACGAGGGCCGCGTCGACGTCCTGATCAACAACGCGGGAATCATCGGCCCGCGCGTGCCCGCCGAGGAGCTGATCGCGGACCACGCCCTCGAGGTCTACCAGACGAACGTCGTGGGCGTCATCCGCGTGACGAGCGCCTTCCTGCCGCTCCTGCGGCGGTCGGAGCACCCGGCGATCGTCAACGTCAGCAGCGGCACGGGCTCGTTCGCGCTGACCCACGACCCGGCCCGCGTGGAGTCCACGGTGGTGGGGCCGCTCTACACGTCCTCGAAGTCCGCGGTGACCATGCTCACCACGCAGTACGCGAAGGCGCTGCCCGGCATCCGGGTCAACGCCGCCGACCCCGGCTACACCGCGACCGACCTCAACGGGCACAGTGGCACCCAGACCGTGACGGAGGGGACCGACGCGATCGTGGCGCTCGCGACCGAGGGACCGGACGGCGGGACGGGCCGGTTCGTCGACCGCTTCGGCCCCGTGCCCTGGTGACGGCCCTCCGGCCCTGTGCCCTGGTCGTCGCGGGGCCGCGCCGGTCAGGACAGGGCCTCGATCACCCGCCTGCGCAGCAGGGGCTCGTGGCCGGGGCCGGCGTGGAGCGTCAGGGTCAGCCCGGACTCGGCGGCGCCGGCCAGGACGGCCAGCAGCGTGGCGAACTGCCCGGGAGGCTCGGCGTCGAGCAGTTCCTCGGCGTGTCTCACGACCAGACGGGTCGGCCCGATGTCGCGCAGGGAGTCGGTGAGGGCGTCCCAGTTGCGGCCGAAGTAGGCGGGGAGGCACAGAACCCGTGCCACCTCCTCGAAGAAGGCGGCACGGGTCCGGCAGGCCCGTCCCTCGACGACCGCCGGGGCCGGGGCGGTGGTCACCGTGAGCCACGGAGGCAGCGGGCGTGCGGCGGAGGCCATGACGGGTCCTAGAGCCGGTAGAAGTCGGTGTAGTGGTTGGGCGAGAACCAGGTCACGCCCGTGCCGCGGTCGACGACGATCCGGTACGCGTCACGCGAGGCGCCACGCGCCCTGGAGTAGACGTCGTACTCGTAGTAGGTGGCGCCGCCGGGAAGCTGGCCCTCCCGGTTGTAGAAGCGCCCGCCGGTGTAGTTGTACTTGCCGTCGGGCCAGGAGTACCAGCCGCTGCTGGTGGGATACCCCTTCCCGGCCCAGATCGCGTTCGCCGAGCGGGCGTCGGCGCAGCGGGAGATCGAGCAGGAGCCGTAGACCGAGGCGTGGGCGGGGACGGCGCCGGTCACTGCGGTGAGGGCCACGATGGCGGCGATCACGACGGTGAGCCGTCCCGCCCGGGACGGCCGGAAGCGTCGCGGAGTCTGCACGAGACCTCCTTGTGGGGGCGAGGGGACAGACACTCGCCAGCATCACCTCGGAACCGGGCCGGACCAAGGCCGACGCGGTGAACTTTCGCCGTCTTCTCTCGTATGCCCCGATGTGAGCCTCGGCTTCCCCTGAGCCGCGCCAGGATTGCCGTATGAGCGAAGCCCTGGACGCGACGTGTGCGCCGGACCCGGTGACGAAGGCCGGCTATGTGCTGGAGTTCGAGGACACCTTCGAGGGCGGCGTGCTCGACGAGAGCCGCTGGATCCCGCGTTACCTGCCTCAATGGACCACGCATGCGGCCTCGGCGGCCCGATACCGGGTGGGCGACGGCTGCCTGCGCCTGTTGATCGAGGAGGACCAGCCGCCGTGGTCACCGGAGACCGAGGGCCGGATGCGCGTGTCCTCACTGCAGACGGGCGTGTTCTCCGGGCCCGTGGGCAGCGGCGTCGGCCAGCACGGGCGCGGCCGGGCCGTCGTCCGCGAAGCGCAGGAGGAGGCCCGGCTCTACACCCCTCACCACGGCCTGATCGAGATGCGCGCCAGGGCCACCGGCGATCCACGCGCCATGGTCGCGCTGTGGATGATCGGCTTCGAGGACGCGCCCGAGCGGTCCGCGGAGATCTGCGTCTGTGAGATCTTCGGACGTGACGTACGGCCGGACGCGGCGAAGGTCGGCATGGGCGTCCACCCGTTCGGCGACCCCGCGATCACCGACGACTTCGCCGCCGAGGTCCTCCCCATCGACGCGCGGGAGTTCCACGTGTACGCGGCCGAGTGGACCCCGGACCGGGTGACGTTCCTCGTGGACGGCCGGCACGTCAGGACCATCCGGCAGTCCCCGGACTATCCGATGCAGCTCATGCTCGGGATCTACGAGTTTCCCGGCGCCGAGGGGCCGGACCGGGTGGGGCCGTACCCCAAGGAGTTCGTGGTCGACTACGTGCGGGGCTACCGGCCCGTGACACGCTGAGCCGTACCGGGGACGCGGCCGGTGGGTATGAGGCATGTGAAGCGTCATGCCCGGATGGTCGGAGCCGATCAGCCGGCGCTCGGCCGTCCGGTGAAGGATCGGGGGATCTGATGCTGAGATGGCTCATCGTCCTGGTCGCGGCCGTGGTCGCGGCACTGTCAGGGGTCACGGCAGGCTACGCGGCGCCGCCGGATGTCAGCGACAAGGACAAGGCGTTCCTGGTCGCCGCGCATCAGGACAACCTCACGGAGATCCAGGGCGGGCAGACCGCCGAGCGGCAGGCCGCCAAGCAGTCGGTCAAGGACGCCGGCAGGAAGCTGGTGCAGGACCACACCTCCCTCGACGCCCAGCTCAAGCGGGTGGCCGAGAAGCTGGATGTGAACCTGCCGAGCCGGCCGAGCGAGGAGCAGCAGGCCGAACTGCGCCGGCTCGCGGCCAAGAGCGGTGCCGCGTTCGACCGTGCCTGGATCGACGCACAGGTCAAGGACCACCGCAAGACCCTGCTCGCCCTGGATGAGCAGGTGTCGAGCGGATCCTCGGAGGAAGTGAAGAATTTGGCCCGGGCCGCCAAGCCGGTGGTCCAGGAGCACCTCGACCTGGTCGAGAGCATCCAGAGCGGCGAGTGACGACCGGTGCCGGCCGGGGCTGGTCTCCGGCCGGCACGTCCCCCCGAGCTCACCCGAACAGCTTGACCAGCAGCAGGATGATGAGCGCCCAGCAGACGAGACCGGCGACCACGACCGCGATGAGGCCGCGAAGCCGATATCGCTTGCCGGGTGGGCCGGGCTGCTCGTCCACGTCTCCTCCACGCCGGGGTGTGTTCCGGCGGTCTGCTGATACCCCGCAGGTCACGAGCGGCTCGTCACTGATGGAGATGTGTTTGTTGCTGATCGTGACATGGCTCGCCAGGTCCCCGGTGGCACCAGTGTGAGCGGCGCCCGGCTCCCAGTCCCCCGTTTCCGCCGAGCGGCGGCGCGCATGCGTAGGGTGCGATCATGCGGATCTTCACGAATCTCGCCGAACTCAAGGCGGCCAAGGGCGAACATCTCGGGTACAGCGACTGGCGGGAGATCAGTCAGGAGAGAGTGGATCTCTTCGCCGACGCGACGGACGACCACCAGTGGATCCACGTGGACCCGGAACGGGCGAAGGACGGCCCGTTCGGCGGCACCATCGGGCACGGGTACCTCACGCTTTCGCTGCTGCCGACGCTGGTGAGCGAGTTGTATCAGGTCGGCGGCCTGCGCATGGCCATCAACTACGGGCTCAACAAGGTGCGCTTCCCCCGGCCGGTTCCCGTCGGGTCCCGCGTACGGGCCGGGGCCGAGATCGCCGACGTCAAGGGAACCCCGTCGGGCACCCTCGTGAACCTGCGCGTCACGATCGAGGTCGAGGGGGTCGACAGGCCGGCCTGCATCGCCGACACGCTCACGCTCTTCGTTCCGCAGGAGTGACCTCTCTCGCCCTCGGTAGGGCTCCGATAGTACGGGGGCGGCTTGACCGGGGGCGGAGCAGTTTATTGGCGCAAGCAGGGGTGAGGGGTCTGGTAGAGTTACACCCGTTGCCGGGCACCGCAGGTGAACAGGCAGCAAAGCGGCCGTAGCTCAATGGATAGAGCATCTGACTACGGATCAGAAGGTTAGGGGTTCGAGTCCTCTCGGCCGCGCCCAACTCAAGGGCCCATTCCGAACATCGGGGTGGGCCTTTTTGATCTCTGTACAGCAGGTGATACAGCAACGGCATCTACTGGCGATCCCAGAGGTCCCGACCGTCGCGGCCTGAGGGGTCCATGGTGAGTAGGTCCTCGTGAAGATGCCGGACCGCTCTGCCTGTTAGTTCACCCGAGGCTGTGGTCTCCATCAGTCGCCAGCCAGGGGAAACGTCTGGTGCTTCGCTGTCGCGGCCGGCGGCTGTGAGGTTGTAGAGCAACCCGAACACCGCCTCATAGGCGGCGACTCGCGCGAGCTGGGCGAGGTCGTGGCGGTCCGCACCGTGGGCGAGTAGCCGGGCCGCGGCCGGGATGTTCTCCAAGGCGCCTGGAGCAGCCCAACTGTCGATCAGCTCCGGCCAGACGCGTCGTAGCGCGAGAAAGCGAGCCAGCTGAGGGATGCCTTCCGATATCTCGGAGAGAGCCCAACTATCGGGATCAGCCGCACCCAGTGCCGCGAAGCTATCCCGCAAGGCGAGCAGTGCGGCGGGATCTTCGTCATTCATTTGGATATTGCAACACAAGCAGACATGAGCTCGTGCGGCTTCAGCGGGCGGGCAGAGCGGCCGTCCGTCCTGCTGCTCAGCCGGTTCCGCAGAGTGCGTGGTCGATCAACCTGGAGGCCGCTCTCATCTGACGCAGGGAGCGGTCCTCGGAGTCCGCGTATTCGGTGGAAACCGAGACGACGACACCCCGCCGGCCGTCCTCGGAGAAGCCGTTCCTCGTCATGAAACCGACGATGTCTCCGCCGTGACCCCAGTAATGTCCGCCGCACGACAGCGGGATGGAGAACAACCCGAGGCCGTACCGCGCTCCGGGAAAGGCTCGTCGCACCTTCGCGTCGGTGGCGACGGTCCGCTTCAACTGGCCGAGCTCCGCCGGGCGCAG comes from the Microbispora sp. ZYX-F-249 genome and includes:
- a CDS encoding MaoC family dehydratase → MRIFTNLAELKAAKGEHLGYSDWREISQERVDLFADATDDHQWIHVDPERAKDGPFGGTIGHGYLTLSLLPTLVSELYQVGGLRMAINYGLNKVRFPRPVPVGSRVRAGAEIADVKGTPSGTLVNLRVTIEVEGVDRPACIADTLTLFVPQE
- a CDS encoding ribonuclease domain-containing protein, which gives rise to MQTPRRFRPSRAGRLTVVIAAIVALTAVTGAVPAHASVYGSCSISRCADARSANAIWAGKGYPTSSGWYSWPDGKYNYTGGRFYNREGQLPGGATYYEYDVYSRARGASRDAYRIVVDRGTGVTWFSPNHYTDFYRL
- a CDS encoding glycoside hydrolase family 16 protein produces the protein MSEALDATCAPDPVTKAGYVLEFEDTFEGGVLDESRWIPRYLPQWTTHAASAARYRVGDGCLRLLIEEDQPPWSPETEGRMRVSSLQTGVFSGPVGSGVGQHGRGRAVVREAQEEARLYTPHHGLIEMRARATGDPRAMVALWMIGFEDAPERSAEICVCEIFGRDVRPDAAKVGMGVHPFGDPAITDDFAAEVLPIDAREFHVYAAEWTPDRVTFLVDGRHVRTIRQSPDYPMQLMLGIYEFPGAEGPDRVGPYPKEFVVDYVRGYRPVTR
- a CDS encoding DUF4142 domain-containing protein; its protein translation is MLRWLIVLVAAVVAALSGVTAGYAAPPDVSDKDKAFLVAAHQDNLTEIQGGQTAERQAAKQSVKDAGRKLVQDHTSLDAQLKRVAEKLDVNLPSRPSEEQQAELRRLAAKSGAAFDRAWIDAQVKDHRKTLLALDEQVSSGSSEEVKNLARAAKPVVQEHLDLVESIQSGE